A genomic region of Friedmanniella luteola contains the following coding sequences:
- a CDS encoding 4a-hydroxytetrahydrobiopterin dehydratase yields MSTLSGQQVADAGLEGWANLLGGLQTRVVTPDFAAGLALVDAIGAAAEEMDHHPDLGLRYAHVDVRLTSHDVGGITDRDLRLARRITELAAAAGLRTAAAGATRLELGLDSPDAAAVLPFWGAVLGLADQAGRGDELVDPAAALPTVWFQRSGSEEPRQRWHPDLWVDPAEVRPRIAAAVAAGGTLVDDAEAPAFWVLADPQGNRVCLCTWQSRD; encoded by the coding sequence ATGAGCACCTTGAGCGGGCAGCAGGTCGCCGACGCCGGTCTGGAGGGCTGGGCCAACCTGCTCGGCGGGCTGCAGACCCGGGTCGTCACGCCGGACTTCGCCGCTGGGCTGGCCCTGGTGGACGCCATCGGCGCGGCGGCGGAGGAGATGGACCACCACCCCGACCTCGGCCTGCGCTACGCCCACGTCGACGTCCGGCTGACCAGCCACGACGTCGGCGGCATCACCGACCGCGACCTCCGGCTGGCCCGGCGGATCACGGAGCTGGCCGCCGCGGCCGGGCTGCGCACGGCCGCGGCCGGGGCCACCCGGCTGGAGCTGGGGCTGGACAGTCCCGACGCGGCCGCCGTGCTGCCGTTCTGGGGTGCCGTCCTCGGGCTGGCCGACCAGGCGGGCCGCGGCGACGAGCTGGTGGACCCCGCGGCGGCGCTGCCGACCGTCTGGTTCCAGCGGTCCGGCAGCGAGGAGCCGCGGCAGCGCTGGCACCCCGACCTGTGGGTGGACCCGGCCGAGGTGCGACCGCGGATCGCGGCGGCGGTCGCGGCCGGCGGCACCCTGGTCGACGACGCGGAGGCCCCCGCCTTCTGGGTGCTGGCCGACCCCCAGGGCAACCGGGTCTGCCTCTGCACCTGGCAGAGCCGGGACTGA
- the rnhA gene encoding ribonuclease HI, translated as MSAIEIWSDGACKGNPGVGGWGAWLRSGDLERELYGGEQVTTNNRMELTAVIEALRALTRPSDVTLHVDSTYVMNGLNDWLPGWKRNGWRTSAKKPVKNEDLWRALDAEVARHTITWVWVKGHSGDPGNERADQLANRGVDEVRLRGADVPVVASA; from the coding sequence GTGAGTGCGATCGAGATCTGGAGCGACGGAGCCTGCAAGGGCAACCCCGGGGTCGGTGGCTGGGGGGCCTGGCTGCGGTCGGGCGACCTCGAGCGCGAGCTGTACGGGGGCGAGCAGGTGACCACCAACAACCGGATGGAGCTGACCGCCGTCATCGAGGCCCTCCGGGCCCTCACCCGGCCCTCCGACGTCACCCTGCACGTCGACTCCACCTACGTGATGAACGGCCTCAACGACTGGCTGCCCGGCTGGAAGCGCAACGGCTGGCGCACCTCGGCCAAGAAGCCGGTCAAGAACGAGGACCTGTGGCGTGCCCTCGACGCCGAGGTCGCCCGGCACACCATCACCTGGGTGTGGGTCAAGGGCCACTCCGGCGACCCGGGCAACGAGCGCGCCGACCAGCTGGCCAACCGCGGCGTCGACGAGGTCCGCCTCCGCGGGGCCGACGTCCCGGTCGTCGCCTCCGCCTGA
- a CDS encoding MSMEG_0572/Sll0783 family nitrogen starvation response protein, translating to MPQFDDTVTANIATSLAEIPHPSLPKGSSIYGGTKVFPDYQASEGQSYFTLVHGIAHESSVSFVAVLQATRALRKGFESVLYFYGPGSINCLATRGFPTTGDSAFPGEQNLNNSIETFIGEGGTVFCCRFGLALHGGREEDLIEGVIPCHPLDVQDAVIHYANKGAIINSTYMV from the coding sequence ATGCCCCAGTTCGACGACACCGTCACCGCGAACATCGCCACGTCCCTCGCCGAGATCCCCCACCCGTCGCTGCCGAAGGGCAGCAGCATCTACGGCGGCACCAAGGTCTTCCCGGACTACCAGGCGTCGGAGGGCCAGTCCTACTTCACCCTGGTGCACGGCATCGCCCACGAGTCCTCGGTCAGCTTCGTCGCCGTCCTGCAGGCCACCCGCGCGCTGCGCAAGGGCTTCGAGTCCGTCCTCTACTTCTACGGTCCCGGCTCGATCAACTGCCTGGCCACCCGCGGCTTCCCCACCACCGGTGACTCCGCCTTCCCGGGCGAGCAGAACCTCAACAACTCCATCGAGACCTTCATCGGCGAGGGCGGCACCGTCTTCTGCTGCCGCTTCGGCCTGGCCCTGCACGGCGGCCGCGAGGAGGACCTGATCGAGGGCGTCATCCCCTGCCACCCGCTGGACGTGCAGGACGCCGTCATCCACTACGCCAACAAGGGCGCCATCATCAACTCCACCTACATGGTCTGA
- a CDS encoding SDR family NAD(P)-dependent oxidoreductase gives MATVLVTGSSDGIGRQTALDLVTGGHRVVLHARSDQRAEQARAAVPGAADVVVGDLASLASTRALGEAVAALGPLDAVVHNAGVGGQDERRLTEDGHELIFQVNVLAPYLLTALAPPPARLVYLTSGLQAQGEPHLDDLDFASRPWNGMQAYSDSKLWDVVLALAVARHWPGTLSNAVDPGWIKTRMGGSGATDELPAGAETSVWLATSDDAEARVTGRYLHRRRLREPHPAATDVDLQEQFLATVARLTGVGLPTA, from the coding sequence ATGGCGACGGTGCTGGTGACGGGTTCGAGCGACGGCATCGGGCGGCAGACCGCCCTCGACCTGGTGACGGGCGGGCACCGGGTGGTGCTGCACGCGCGCAGCGACCAGCGGGCCGAGCAGGCCCGGGCCGCCGTGCCCGGGGCGGCGGACGTCGTCGTCGGCGACCTGGCCTCGCTCGCCTCGACCCGCGCGCTGGGCGAGGCCGTGGCGGCGCTCGGCCCGCTGGACGCCGTCGTGCACAACGCCGGGGTCGGCGGTCAGGACGAGCGCCGGCTGACCGAGGACGGCCACGAGCTGATCTTCCAGGTCAACGTGCTGGCGCCCTACCTGCTGACCGCGCTGGCGCCGCCCCCCGCCCGGCTGGTCTACCTCACCTCCGGCCTCCAGGCCCAGGGCGAGCCGCACCTCGACGACCTCGACTTCGCGAGCCGGCCCTGGAACGGCATGCAGGCCTACTCCGACTCGAAGCTCTGGGACGTCGTGCTGGCCCTCGCCGTGGCCCGGCACTGGCCGGGCACCCTGAGCAACGCCGTCGACCCGGGGTGGATCAAGACCCGGATGGGCGGTTCCGGCGCGACCGACGAGCTGCCCGCCGGCGCGGAGACCTCGGTGTGGCTGGCCACCAGCGACGACGCCGAGGCCCGGGTCACCGGCCGCTACCTCCACCGCCGCCGGCTGCGCGAGCCCCACCCGGCCGCCACCGACGTCGACCTCCAGGAGCAGTTCCTCGCGACCGTGGCCCGGTTGACCGGCGTCGGCCTGCCCACCGCCTGA
- a CDS encoding MSMEG_0567/sll0787 family protein — protein sequence MTFDVEVLTRGLVGAAPAAPAVTVAEAGTAAELEAAARLRHATFVAEQGLFARHDRDDVDDDPRAVTLVARADDGSVLGTVRLAPATAVDAGWWTGSRLAVRPDARGHALGVGSALVRAACAHAEARGVLRFDAHVQPQNSRLFSRLGWLRLDDALVHGHPHVLMTWPVRRVADLVARTKAPLGVTLGALARGDAALGGPGFRGDDGAPVPGSDLVAVTDAIIPSMVERDPEWAGWCAVLVNLNDLGAMGAEPVGLLDSLGARDRSFATRVVHGLAAAARAWDVPVLGGHTQLGVPAALSVTALGRTATPVPGGGGRPGHEVRLTADLGGRWRHGYTGLQWDSTSGRSTAELQAMGSFVARTAPAAAKDVSMAGVVGTLGMLAEASGCGATLDVADVPRPEGTTAGDWLTCFPGSAMLTVDVPGTEPAPAGPATSRVCGTLHDSPGVTLRWPDGRLTEALSPHVTGLGPA from the coding sequence ATGACCTTCGACGTCGAGGTGCTCACCCGCGGGCTGGTCGGCGCCGCACCGGCCGCCCCGGCCGTCACCGTGGCCGAGGCCGGGACGGCGGCCGAGCTCGAGGCGGCCGCCCGGCTCCGGCACGCCACCTTCGTCGCCGAGCAGGGGCTCTTCGCCCGGCACGACCGGGACGACGTCGACGACGACCCCCGGGCGGTGACCCTGGTGGCCCGGGCGGACGACGGCAGCGTCCTCGGCACCGTCCGGCTGGCCCCCGCCACGGCCGTCGACGCGGGCTGGTGGACGGGCAGCCGGCTGGCCGTCCGGCCGGACGCGCGCGGCCACGCCCTGGGCGTCGGCTCGGCCCTGGTGCGGGCCGCCTGCGCCCACGCCGAGGCCCGGGGGGTGCTGCGCTTCGACGCCCACGTGCAGCCCCAGAACTCCCGCCTGTTCAGCCGGCTCGGCTGGCTGCGGCTGGACGACGCGCTGGTGCACGGGCACCCGCACGTGCTGATGACCTGGCCGGTGCGCCGGGTCGCGGACCTGGTCGCGCGGACGAAGGCCCCGCTGGGCGTGACCCTGGGCGCCCTCGCCCGGGGGGACGCCGCACTCGGCGGTCCCGGGTTCCGCGGTGACGACGGCGCCCCGGTGCCGGGCAGCGACCTGGTCGCGGTCACCGACGCGATCATCCCGTCGATGGTGGAGCGTGACCCGGAGTGGGCGGGCTGGTGCGCCGTCCTGGTCAACCTCAACGACCTGGGCGCCATGGGCGCGGAGCCGGTGGGGCTGCTGGACAGCCTCGGGGCCCGCGACCGCTCCTTCGCCACGAGGGTCGTGCACGGGCTCGCCGCCGCGGCCCGCGCCTGGGACGTCCCGGTGCTGGGCGGCCACACCCAGCTGGGCGTGCCCGCCGCGCTGTCCGTCACCGCACTGGGGCGGACGGCCACGCCCGTCCCCGGAGGCGGCGGCCGGCCCGGCCACGAGGTCCGGCTGACCGCCGACCTCGGCGGCCGCTGGAGGCACGGCTACACCGGGCTGCAGTGGGACTCCACCAGCGGGCGCTCCACCGCCGAGCTGCAGGCGATGGGCTCCTTCGTCGCCCGCACCGCTCCGGCCGCGGCCAAGGACGTCAGCATGGCCGGGGTCGTCGGCACCCTCGGCATGCTCGCCGAGGCCAGCGGCTGCGGGGCCACCCTCGACGTCGCCGACGTCCCCCGCCCCGAGGGCACCACGGCCGGGGACTGGCTGACCTGCTTCCCCGGCTCCGCGATGCTCACCGTCGACGTCCCCGGCACCGAGCCCGCCCCCGCGGGCCCGGCCACCTCCCGGGTCTGCGGCACCCTGCACGACTCCCCCGGGGTCACCCTGCGCTGGCCCGACGGCCGGCTCACCGAGGCCCTCTCCCCCCACGTCACCGGACTAGGACCCGCATGA
- a CDS encoding MSMEG_0568 family radical SAM protein: MSTSTRVDLAVLGVRGRTPVSRVAGAGPSDDGHVLIDGLSAALPINDTSPYFLDERGRITLDGADIGLDVDLVERPRFYDLATADGVPYEQIARLHGRDVLATTVVQTCVRYAEDQRCRFCAIEASLAAGSTVAVKKPADLAEVAAAAVAHDGVRQMVMTTGTSAGRDRGATHLARCVRAVKAAVPWLPVQVQCEPPGDLATITELREAGADSIGIHVESLDDEVRRRWMPGKGGVSLDEYRAAWAEAVRVFGRNQVSTYLIVGLGEDPDALVAGAAELVALGVYPFVVPFRPLAGTLATTVDGATAPDPAVVADVTDRVARLLVAAGMTSAGQKAGCAACGACSTLKSAGA; the protein is encoded by the coding sequence ATGAGCACCAGCACCCGCGTCGACCTGGCGGTCCTGGGCGTCCGCGGCCGAACCCCGGTCAGCCGGGTCGCCGGCGCCGGCCCCAGCGACGACGGCCACGTGCTGATCGACGGTCTGAGCGCCGCGCTGCCGATCAACGACACCAGCCCCTACTTCCTGGACGAGCGCGGCCGGATCACCCTCGACGGCGCCGACATCGGCCTGGACGTCGACCTCGTCGAACGCCCCCGGTTCTACGACCTGGCCACCGCCGACGGCGTCCCCTACGAGCAGATCGCCCGGCTGCACGGCCGGGACGTGCTGGCCACCACCGTCGTGCAGACCTGCGTCCGCTACGCCGAGGACCAGCGCTGCCGGTTCTGCGCCATCGAGGCGTCCCTGGCCGCGGGCAGCACGGTGGCGGTCAAGAAGCCGGCCGACCTGGCCGAGGTCGCGGCCGCCGCGGTCGCCCACGACGGCGTCCGGCAGATGGTGATGACGACCGGCACCTCCGCCGGCCGCGACCGCGGCGCCACCCACCTCGCCCGCTGCGTCCGGGCGGTCAAGGCCGCGGTGCCCTGGCTGCCGGTGCAGGTGCAGTGCGAGCCGCCCGGGGACCTCGCGACGATCACCGAGCTGCGCGAGGCCGGGGCCGACTCCATCGGCATCCACGTCGAGTCGCTCGACGACGAGGTCCGCCGCCGCTGGATGCCGGGCAAGGGCGGCGTCAGCCTCGACGAGTACCGGGCCGCCTGGGCCGAGGCGGTCCGCGTGTTCGGCCGCAACCAGGTCTCGACCTACCTGATCGTCGGCCTCGGGGAGGACCCGGACGCCCTGGTCGCCGGGGCCGCCGAGCTGGTGGCCCTGGGCGTGTACCCGTTCGTCGTGCCGTTCCGGCCGTTGGCCGGGACGCTCGCCACCACCGTGGACGGGGCGACCGCGCCGGACCCGGCCGTCGTCGCGGACGTCACCGACCGGGTGGCCCGGCTGCTGGTCGCGGCCGGGATGACGTCGGCGGGGCAGAAGGCCGGCTGCGCGGCCTGCGGGGCGTGCAGCACGCTCAAGAGCGCGGGGGCCTGA